Below is a genomic region from Elusimicrobiota bacterium.
GGAGCCAAGTGAGGCCGAAACAAAGGACTTGTCCCGCCCAAAAATCACTCCGGCGCATCACGTTCAGCTCCATGTCACCTCTTCAACAAGAGGCTTTGCGCCTCGGCCAGCCGCTTGCGCAGCGTCTCTTGCCCGGGCGCGGGAGGCCTGGCCAGGGCGGCGGAGTAGACGTCCAGAGCTTCTTTGTGGAGGCGGCTCTCGGTATAGAGATAGCCAAGCGTGATGTAGGCCGGCAAGTAATCCGGGTCCAATTTTATGGAAGATTTCAATTGCACGATGGCTTCCGGCGTCGAGCCGCTCAAATAATGACAGACTCCCATGTCGGCGAAGAGTCTGGCGTTGGACGGCTGCTCCTTTGCCAATTGCCGCAGCAGATCCAGCTCCGGTCCGAACATCTTCAAATCCTGGTAGATCATCGCGGTCCTCAGCCGGTCTTCCTTCCGGCCGAAGGCTTGGACCCGCGCCAGGGACTCCAGCGCCGATTTCCGGTCCCCGGCGCGCGCGGCGAGCTCCGCCTGCTCCAGCCAGGATCGCGATTCATCCGGCGAGTTCTTGGGCGGGGGCGGGCTGGGCGGCATCGCCGGCGGCGCTTGGCGCTCCGCGAGGCTCGCTTGGATGGCGCGCATCCTTGATACTTCCCGCGCATCGAGCTTCGCCGTCCGCACGCGCGCCAGGGATTCCAGCGCCAGCTTCCGGTCCCCCGCGCGCGCGGC
It encodes:
- a CDS encoding tetratricopeptide repeat protein, coding for PLKSSPENSRLWLEQADLAARAGDRKLALESLPRVQETKLDAQDRSRLRGIYADLGEYHSALAMLQGPLKSSPENSRLWLEQADLAAGSGDRKLALESLARVQTAKLDARERSKMRGIYANLGEYPAPLAMLQSLLKSSPDDAKLRLEQADLAARAGDRKLALESLARVRTAKLDAREVSRMRAIQASLAERQAPPAMPPSPPPPKNSPDESRSWLEQAELAARAGDRKSALESLARVQAFGRKEDRLRTAMIYQDLKMFGPELDLLRQLAKEQPSNARLFADMGVCHYLSGSTPEAIVQLKSSIKLDPDYLPAYITLGYLYTESRLHKEALDVYSAALARPPAPGQETLRKRLAEAQSLLLKR